Proteins from one Oscillatoria nigro-viridis PCC 7112 genomic window:
- a CDS encoding PCP reductase family protein: protein MPDSEFSDDLKWTPEAKAKLKNIPYFVRGQARVRIEQLAREAETEVVTVDLVEQARIEFGQ, encoded by the coding sequence ATGCCCGATTCCGAATTTTCCGATGATTTAAAGTGGACGCCAGAAGCCAAGGCGAAGCTGAAAAATATTCCCTATTTTGTCCGGGGACAAGCTCGCGTCCGCATCGAGCAGTTGGCCCGCGAAGCCGAAACCGAAGTCGTCACCGTTGACTTAGTTGAGCAAGCTCGCATCGAGTTTGGGCAATGA
- the tpiA gene encoding triose-phosphate isomerase has product MRKIVIAGNWKMYKTRTESLEFLQGFMSCLTETPEEREVVLCVPFTSLAVLSKNLHGSRIRLGAQNVHWQESGAFTGEISGPMLSELGVRYVIIGHSERRQYFGETDETVNLRLKAAQKYDLIPILCVGETKQQRDAGETEAHIFSQLAKDLVDVDQEKLVIAYEPIWAIGTGDTCETKEANRVIGLIRSKLTNPGVPIQYGGSVKPENIDEVMAQPEIDGVLVGGASLEAASFARIVNYQ; this is encoded by the coding sequence GTGCGGAAAATAGTTATTGCTGGCAACTGGAAAATGTACAAAACTAGGACTGAATCCCTAGAGTTTCTTCAAGGATTCATGTCCTGCCTGACGGAAACCCCAGAGGAACGGGAAGTCGTGCTTTGCGTTCCCTTCACTTCCTTGGCTGTCCTGTCGAAAAATTTGCACGGCAGCCGGATCAGACTCGGTGCTCAGAACGTCCACTGGCAAGAGTCTGGAGCTTTTACTGGGGAAATTTCCGGGCCAATGCTGAGTGAACTTGGTGTCCGTTATGTCATCATCGGCCACAGCGAGCGGCGCCAATATTTTGGGGAAACTGACGAAACGGTGAATTTGCGGCTGAAAGCGGCTCAGAAATACGATTTAATTCCGATTCTGTGTGTAGGGGAAACCAAGCAGCAGCGAGATGCAGGCGAAACTGAAGCTCACATTTTTTCTCAGTTGGCAAAAGATTTGGTTGATGTTGACCAAGAAAAGTTAGTCATTGCTTACGAGCCGATTTGGGCGATCGGCACTGGCGATACTTGCGAAACGAAGGAAGCTAACCGAGTTATTGGTTTGATTCGCAGTAAATTGACTAATCCGGGCGTGCCAATTCAGTACGGCGGCTCTGTTAAACCGGAGAATATTGATGAAGTCATGGCTCAGCCTGAGATTGACGGGGTTCTGGTAGGCGGTGCTAGTTTGGAAGCTGCGAGTTTTGCTCGAATTGTCAATTATCAGTAA
- the folP gene encoding dihydropteroate synthase: MTNNPEKITIRNKAFEWGKRTYLMGVLNVTPDSFSDGGDFNTIESALAQAENMVKSGVDIIDIGGQSTRPGAAEISLAEEIDRVIPLVQILRQKADIFGSVPISVDTTRAQVAKAAVEVGADIINDISGATFDSEMLSTVAQLKVPIILMHIRGTPQTMQQLTDYQDLIGEIGEFLESRIAAAVAAGIDKSQIILDPGIGFAKNYSQNLEILRELRKFRVLNCPILVGVSRKSFIGHILNQPEAKQRVWGTAAACTGAIANLADILRVHDVREMHDVCLVADAIFRNQS; encoded by the coding sequence ATGACAAATAACCCAGAAAAAATTACCATTAGAAATAAAGCTTTCGAGTGGGGAAAACGCACTTATTTAATGGGCGTTTTGAACGTAACCCCTGACAGTTTTAGCGACGGCGGAGATTTCAATACCATAGAATCTGCTTTAGCGCAAGCGGAAAACATGGTAAAATCCGGGGTAGATATTATTGATATTGGCGGTCAATCTACTCGGCCCGGTGCAGCGGAAATATCATTAGCAGAGGAGATCGATCGCGTTATACCTCTCGTACAAATACTGCGACAAAAAGCCGATATTTTTGGCTCAGTTCCTATTTCGGTCGATACTACCAGAGCGCAGGTTGCGAAAGCTGCGGTAGAGGTGGGAGCTGATATCATTAACGATATTTCGGGAGCTACTTTTGACTCGGAAATGCTGTCAACCGTTGCTCAGTTAAAAGTGCCAATAATTTTGATGCACATTCGGGGAACTCCCCAGACGATGCAACAACTCACAGATTATCAGGATTTAATCGGGGAAATTGGGGAATTTTTAGAGAGTCGAATTGCGGCAGCAGTTGCTGCGGGGATTGACAAATCTCAAATAATTCTCGACCCCGGTATTGGCTTTGCTAAGAATTACAGTCAAAACTTAGAAATTCTGCGAGAGTTGCGAAAATTCCGTGTTCTCAACTGTCCGATTTTAGTCGGAGTATCGCGAAAAAGCTTCATCGGTCACATTTTGAATCAGCCAGAAGCGAAACAAAGAGTTTGGGGGACAGCGGCGGCTTGTACAGGTGCGATCGCAAATTTGGCAGATATCTTGCGTGTTCACGATGTCAGAGAAATGCACGATGTTTGTCTGGTTGCCGACGCTATCTTCAGGAATCAGTCTTGA
- a CDS encoding Uma2 family endonuclease, whose amino-acid sequence MTAIVKPKPALDEFLKLPETEPASEFLEGEIIQKPMPQGEHSVLQGELCKTINQVAKTRKIANAFPELRCTFGGASIVPDVAVFRWERIPFLPSGRIANRFDINPDWSIEILSPNQSQTKVLSNLLHCSRNGTELGWLLDPEEESILAVFSGQKVELYKGAALLPIIDKIELELTVETVFSWLSFG is encoded by the coding sequence ATGACTGCGATCGTTAAACCCAAACCAGCCTTAGACGAGTTCCTCAAACTTCCTGAAACTGAACCGGCCTCAGAATTTCTTGAGGGAGAAATCATTCAGAAGCCCATGCCTCAAGGTGAACACAGCGTACTTCAAGGTGAGCTCTGCAAGACTATCAATCAAGTAGCGAAAACTCGGAAAATTGCCAATGCTTTTCCCGAGTTGCGCTGCACTTTTGGCGGCGCATCAATCGTGCCAGATGTAGCAGTATTCCGATGGGAAAGAATTCCTTTTTTGCCGTCTGGTAGAATTGCTAACCGCTTTGACATTAATCCCGACTGGTCGATAGAAATTCTCTCGCCAAACCAAAGCCAAACAAAAGTGCTGAGTAACTTACTGCACTGTTCGCGAAACGGCACTGAGTTGGGGTGGTTACTAGATCCAGAAGAAGAGAGTATTTTGGCGGTATTTTCCGGACAAAAAGTAGAACTGTACAAAGGTGCAGCTCTGTTGCCAATAATTGATAAAATTGAATTAGAATTGACAGTTGAAACTGTTTTTAGCTGGTTAAGTTTTGGTTGA